One genomic window of Streptomyces sp. WP-1 includes the following:
- a CDS encoding restriction endonuclease: MVTEAALRGYLLEEVLAWLLRSSGYELVSEEEEKWLPREHRVLEQGPHGLTVRGRGARHQADALGQFCYVPPFSLPVRLFVEAKFTESKVQLPTVRNGHGVVHDINENMVTTLQGPGPSRPRPRHHYSYAIFSTAGFSRNAQEYALAHQISLVDLSMPDFAGLRELVRSVAGEIHRALAALPAGEAPRPYRVRRHLRRLLLALVGEYMEYDRDADAHPLPESVAQPLDRMADVLRSRSTLGLVLAFPSAPFVLGLASRDLYAFVDYARDHLTHDVNLGRVQDGSHSVWRVRPADDPDAYAMTFSLPKQVESWIRDQEKAVNERARSVKRRLLSTMTVYWLDGDHILTFQLRYAPVQLHQ; the protein is encoded by the coding sequence ATGGTCACCGAAGCGGCTCTGCGCGGATATCTGCTGGAGGAAGTGCTCGCCTGGCTGCTCAGGTCGAGCGGCTACGAACTCGTCTCGGAGGAGGAGGAGAAGTGGCTGCCCCGGGAACACCGGGTGCTCGAACAGGGTCCCCACGGGCTGACCGTGCGTGGCCGGGGCGCGCGGCACCAGGCCGACGCGCTCGGGCAGTTCTGCTATGTCCCGCCGTTCTCGCTGCCGGTGAGGCTCTTCGTGGAGGCGAAGTTCACGGAGAGCAAGGTGCAGTTGCCGACCGTGCGCAACGGGCACGGAGTGGTGCACGACATCAACGAGAACATGGTGACCACCCTCCAGGGCCCCGGCCCGAGCCGTCCTCGGCCGCGCCACCACTACAGCTACGCCATTTTCTCCACGGCCGGCTTCAGCCGGAACGCGCAGGAGTACGCGCTCGCCCACCAGATATCGCTGGTCGACCTGTCCATGCCCGACTTCGCGGGCCTGCGGGAGCTGGTGCGGTCGGTGGCCGGGGAGATCCACCGGGCGCTTGCGGCGCTCCCGGCCGGGGAAGCGCCGCGGCCGTACCGCGTGCGCAGACATCTGCGCCGCCTTCTGCTCGCCCTCGTGGGTGAATACATGGAGTACGACCGCGACGCCGATGCTCACCCGCTGCCGGAGAGCGTCGCGCAGCCCCTCGACCGGATGGCCGATGTCCTGCGCAGTCGGTCGACGCTCGGCCTCGTGCTCGCCTTCCCGTCGGCGCCGTTCGTGCTGGGCCTGGCCTCCCGGGACCTCTACGCTTTCGTGGACTACGCCCGCGACCACCTCACCCACGACGTCAACCTGGGCCGGGTCCAGGACGGGAGCCACTCCGTGTGGCGTGTGCGCCCCGCCGACGATCCGGATGCCTACGCCATGACCTTCAGCCTCCCCAAGCAGGTCGAGTCCTGGATCCGCGACCAGGAGAAGGCGGTCAACGAACGCGCCCGCTCGGTCAAGCGCCGCCTCCTTTCGACCATGACCGTCTACTGGCTCGACGGCGACCACATCCTGACCTTCCAACTCAGGTACGCACCGGTCCAGTTGCACCAGTGA
- a CDS encoding DNA repair ATPase, protein MSTAPEPQASVDAGTYDVLRDRLAAHAAELARRAEDLNTRRAQEFGSTRLALASTTSLKTPHATLRQDIVAVGDRLLLGSRARGSEPVLALYDRDGNRLPEDDGFLDDPAFVREFTALTRYYRDAHLLRLRRTDGRLLAVFRTGEKADDIRALRWTLTEDGRAEFLDARGDRDDVVPPAQDVTWTDTGRADHVLGREPYVAVPGGLGVAALGGTLTVRAEDGTELYAEPVEEPLQSLADAAVAYTRVGPLTLLRVRPYKEDTDRYLVFNALTRTVVRLDGLGQACRRLPEEQGVVFPGGYCLASGRHKAYELDVRGLEFEQEIRAPNGEDVLYAFRDRSGGGTLLLSYNTLRKEVATPLSCQGWALFEDGALAVLRAGGDEPAHTHPVQWWTSPYVSDTHAAALRTGTGPLARVGNADLVRGLADCLSVARLVADGITTGEGYRALTAACVRAADTHHWLTDPELGSIQKPLAAVRETAEQVLAEFETVRALTRQAAEALDEAAERIAAVVRRVRGEAPREAAAWVRGLTELRRAHGHLLTLRELRHVDAERLATLAAEAESDLAAFGRRAVAFLSREDAFTAQRADVEQLVADADAIRTVADAVPVAERLDELADGLRTVTEVVTGLDIADATVRTAVLERIADVLGGVNRARATLEGRRRALQDQEGRAEFAAETALLAQAVTAALAGATTPEACDDQLATVLARLEDLDGRFAEFDDFLTELAGRRTEIYEAFAARKQSLADVRARRAEQLAVSAGRMLETVARRAAGLPDADAVTACFASDPLVTKIVRIAGELRGLGDSVRAEELDGRLKAARQEAARALRDRGDLYADDGRTLLLGGHRFAVNTQPLDLALVPAADGLALAVTGTDYRAPVTDPGFAATRPYWDRHLPSESPGVYRAEHLAARLLTEHGPAALAAADDLPGLVRRVAQESYDEGYERGVHDHDATLILTALLPLYDAAGPLRHEPAARARAQLFWTHGTTEAARTAWTRRAVSLARARDAFGPTAALGDLVAELAAALGEWERSETGDRTGGERSETGDRTGGERSDSRDRAGGERADSRARSAGERSDSPERAGAGPDRWSAEASAAYLLDELTGGTGPEGFVLGAAARALLDKFRRALGGSDYGHDLEGLTELRARRQVVEAWLTAYATASGSDAAPGELAEAVAAELCPALPRYDGDARLTTTVEGLLGAHPRVAGGRLELRLDEFLARTARHTAHDVPGFRAYQRRRSALLAAERERLRLADHRPRVMPAFVRNRLVDEVYLPLIGDSLARQLGTTGAGKRTDTGGLLLLVSPPGYGKTTLMEYVADRLGLMLVKISGPALGHSVTSLDPADAPNATARREIEKINFALAAGNNTLLHLDDIQHTSPELLQKFIPLCDATRRVDGVWDGEPRTYDLRGKRFAVCMAGNPYTESGERFRIPDMLANRADVWNLGDVLTGKEDVFALSFVENALTANPVLAPLAARERADLDLLVRLAAGDPTARPDRLSTALAPTELDAVLALLRHVLAVRDTVLTVNAAYIASAAQSADARTEPPFRLQGSYRDMNKITQRLRPVMNTAERDAVVRDHYTAEAQTLTTGAEANLLKLAELRDELDSARSSRWTEIKSAHIRTRTLGGPENDPLTRAVAALTLLADRVAAVESAIVRAVRTEREGTSR, encoded by the coding sequence ATGTCCACCGCCCCCGAGCCGCAGGCATCCGTCGACGCCGGCACCTACGACGTCCTCCGCGACCGGCTGGCCGCACACGCCGCCGAGCTGGCGCGGCGGGCCGAGGACCTGAACACCCGCCGCGCGCAGGAGTTCGGCTCGACCCGCCTCGCCCTCGCCTCCACCACCAGCCTCAAGACCCCCCACGCCACCCTCCGCCAGGACATCGTGGCCGTCGGCGACCGCCTCCTCCTCGGCAGCCGGGCCCGCGGCAGCGAACCCGTCCTCGCCCTCTACGACCGCGACGGCAACCGCCTCCCCGAGGACGACGGCTTCCTCGACGACCCCGCGTTCGTCCGCGAGTTCACCGCCCTGACCCGCTACTACCGCGACGCCCACCTGCTGCGCCTGCGCCGCACCGACGGCCGCCTCCTCGCGGTGTTCCGCACCGGCGAGAAGGCCGACGACATCCGCGCCCTGCGCTGGACCCTGACCGAGGACGGCCGCGCCGAGTTCCTGGACGCGCGCGGCGACCGCGACGACGTCGTACCGCCGGCCCAGGACGTCACCTGGACCGACACCGGCCGCGCCGACCACGTGCTGGGCCGCGAGCCGTACGTCGCCGTACCCGGCGGGCTCGGCGTCGCGGCCCTCGGCGGCACCCTCACCGTCCGCGCCGAGGACGGCACGGAGCTGTACGCCGAGCCCGTCGAGGAACCCCTCCAGTCCCTCGCCGACGCCGCCGTGGCGTACACGAGGGTCGGCCCCCTGACGCTGCTGCGCGTACGGCCGTACAAGGAGGACACCGACCGCTACCTGGTCTTCAACGCCCTGACCCGGACGGTCGTCCGCCTCGACGGCCTCGGCCAGGCGTGCCGGCGGCTGCCCGAGGAGCAGGGCGTCGTCTTCCCCGGCGGCTACTGCCTGGCGAGCGGTCGGCACAAGGCGTACGAACTCGACGTGCGGGGCCTTGAGTTCGAGCAGGAGATCCGCGCGCCCAACGGGGAGGACGTGCTGTACGCGTTCCGGGACCGTTCCGGCGGCGGCACGCTCCTGCTGTCGTACAACACCCTGCGCAAGGAGGTCGCGACCCCGCTGTCCTGCCAGGGCTGGGCGCTGTTCGAGGACGGCGCGCTGGCCGTGCTGCGCGCCGGGGGCGACGAGCCCGCGCACACGCATCCCGTGCAGTGGTGGACCTCGCCGTACGTCTCCGACACCCACGCCGCCGCCCTGCGCACCGGCACCGGCCCGCTCGCCCGCGTCGGCAACGCCGACCTCGTGCGGGGCCTCGCCGACTGCCTGTCCGTGGCGCGGCTGGTGGCCGACGGCATCACCACCGGCGAGGGCTACCGGGCGCTGACCGCCGCGTGCGTCCGCGCGGCCGACACCCACCACTGGCTCACCGACCCCGAACTGGGCAGCATCCAGAAGCCGTTGGCCGCCGTCCGCGAGACGGCCGAGCAGGTGCTGGCCGAGTTCGAGACCGTACGCGCACTCACCCGGCAGGCCGCCGAGGCGCTGGACGAGGCCGCCGAGCGGATCGCCGCCGTGGTGCGCCGGGTGCGCGGGGAGGCCCCGCGCGAGGCCGCCGCCTGGGTACGCGGACTCACCGAACTCCGGCGCGCGCACGGTCACTTGCTCACTCTGCGCGAACTGCGCCACGTGGACGCCGAGCGGCTGGCCACGCTCGCCGCCGAGGCGGAGTCCGACCTGGCCGCCTTCGGCAGACGCGCGGTGGCCTTCCTGTCCCGGGAGGACGCCTTCACGGCCCAACGCGCCGACGTGGAGCAGCTGGTGGCCGACGCGGACGCGATCCGCACGGTCGCCGACGCAGTGCCCGTCGCCGAGCGTCTCGACGAGCTGGCGGACGGGCTGCGCACCGTCACCGAGGTGGTCACCGGCCTCGACATCGCCGACGCCACCGTGCGCACCGCCGTACTGGAGCGGATCGCCGACGTCCTGGGCGGCGTCAACCGAGCCCGGGCCACCCTCGAAGGCCGCCGTCGCGCCCTCCAGGACCAGGAGGGCCGCGCGGAGTTCGCCGCCGAGACCGCCCTGCTCGCGCAGGCCGTCACCGCCGCGCTCGCCGGTGCCACCACCCCCGAGGCGTGCGACGATCAACTCGCCACCGTACTGGCCCGGTTGGAGGACCTGGACGGCCGGTTCGCCGAGTTCGACGACTTCCTGACCGAGCTGGCCGGCAGACGCACCGAGATCTACGAGGCGTTCGCCGCCCGCAAGCAGTCCCTCGCCGATGTCCGGGCCCGCCGGGCCGAGCAGCTCGCCGTATCGGCCGGACGGATGCTGGAGACGGTGGCCCGGCGCGCGGCCGGGCTCCCCGACGCCGACGCGGTCACCGCCTGTTTCGCCTCCGACCCGCTGGTCACCAAGATCGTCCGCATCGCCGGTGAGCTGCGCGGCCTCGGCGACAGCGTGCGCGCCGAGGAACTCGACGGGCGGCTCAAGGCCGCCCGGCAGGAGGCCGCGCGGGCCCTGCGCGACCGCGGCGACCTGTACGCCGACGACGGCCGCACCCTGCTGCTCGGCGGCCACCGCTTCGCCGTCAACACCCAGCCGCTGGACCTCGCCCTCGTCCCGGCCGCCGACGGCCTCGCCCTCGCGGTCACCGGCACCGACTACCGCGCCCCCGTCACCGACCCCGGCTTCGCCGCCACCCGCCCCTACTGGGACCGGCACCTGCCCTCCGAGTCGCCCGGGGTCTACCGCGCCGAACACCTCGCCGCCCGCCTCCTCACCGAGCACGGCCCGGCCGCCCTCGCCGCCGCCGACGACCTGCCGGGCCTGGTCCGCCGGGTGGCGCAGGAGTCGTACGACGAGGGCTACGAGCGCGGGGTCCACGACCATGACGCGACCCTGATCCTGACCGCGCTGCTGCCCCTGTACGACGCCGCGGGCCCCCTGCGCCACGAGCCTGCCGCCCGCGCCCGGGCCCAGCTCTTCTGGACCCACGGCACCACGGAGGCGGCCCGCACCGCCTGGACCCGCCGCGCCGTGTCCCTGGCCCGCGCCCGCGACGCCTTCGGCCCGACGGCGGCGCTGGGGGACCTGGTGGCGGAGCTGGCGGCGGCCCTCGGGGAGTGGGAGCGGTCCGAAACCGGTGATCGGACGGGCGGGGAGCGGTCCGAAACCGGTGATCGGACGGGCGGGGAGCGGTCTGACTCCCGCGATCGGGCGGGCGGGGAGCGGGCTGATTCCCGTGCGAGGTCGGCCGGGGAACGGTCTGATTCCCCTGAGAGGGCGGGTGCGGGCCCCGACCGGTGGTCCGCCGAGGCGTCCGCCGCCTACCTCCTCGACGAACTGACCGGCGGCACCGGCCCCGAGGGCTTCGTGCTCGGCGCGGCCGCCCGCGCCCTGCTCGACAAGTTCCGCCGGGCGCTCGGCGGTTCGGACTACGGCCATGACCTGGAGGGGCTGACCGAGCTGCGCGCCCGCCGTCAGGTGGTCGAGGCATGGCTCACGGCTTACGCCACGGCGAGCGGCAGCGACGCCGCCCCCGGCGAACTGGCGGAGGCGGTCGCCGCCGAACTGTGCCCCGCGCTGCCGCGCTACGACGGCGACGCCCGGCTCACCACCACCGTCGAGGGCCTCCTCGGCGCCCACCCCCGGGTGGCGGGCGGCCGGCTGGAACTGCGCCTGGACGAGTTCCTGGCCCGTACCGCCCGGCACACCGCGCACGACGTCCCCGGCTTCCGCGCCTACCAGCGCCGCCGCTCCGCGCTGCTCGCCGCCGAACGCGAACGGCTGCGCCTGGCCGACCACCGCCCCCGGGTGATGCCGGCGTTCGTCCGCAACCGCCTCGTGGACGAGGTCTACCTCCCGCTGATCGGCGACAGCCTCGCCCGCCAGCTGGGCACCACCGGCGCCGGGAAGCGCACCGACACCGGCGGGCTGCTCCTGCTGGTCTCGCCGCCCGGCTACGGCAAGACGACGCTCATGGAGTACGTCGCCGACCGGCTCGGGCTGATGCTGGTCAAGATCAGCGGCCCGGCGCTCGGCCACTCCGTCACCTCGCTGGACCCGGCCGACGCCCCGAACGCCACCGCGCGCCGCGAGATCGAGAAGATCAACTTCGCGCTCGCGGCGGGCAACAACACCCTCCTCCACCTGGACGACATCCAGCACACCTCGCCCGAACTCCTCCAGAAATTCATCCCGTTGTGCGATGCGACACGGCGCGTGGACGGCGTGTGGGACGGGGAGCCGCGCACCTACGACCTGCGCGGCAAGCGGTTCGCGGTGTGCATGGCGGGCAACCCGTACACGGAGTCCGGGGAGCGGTTCCGCATCCCCGACATGCTCGCCAACCGCGCCGACGTATGGAACCTGGGCGACGTCCTGACCGGCAAGGAGGACGTCTTCGCGCTGAGCTTCGTGGAGAACGCCCTGACCGCCAACCCGGTCCTCGCGCCCCTCGCCGCCCGCGAGCGCGCCGACCTGGACCTGCTGGTCCGGCTGGCCGCGGGCGACCCGACGGCCCGCCCCGACCGGCTCTCCACCGCGCTGGCGCCCACCGAACTCGACGCCGTGCTGGCCCTGTTGCGCCACGTCCTCGCCGTCCGCGACACCGTCCTCACGGTCAACGCGGCCTACATCGCCTCCGCCGCCCAGTCCGCCGACGCCCGCACCGAACCGCCGTTCCGCCTCCAGGGCTCGTACCGCGACATGAACAAGATCACCCAGCGGCTGCGCCCGGTCATGAACACCGCCGAGCGCGATGCGGTCGTCCGGGACCACTACACGGCCGAGGCCCAGACCCTGACCACGGGCGCCGAAGCCAACCTCCTCAAACTCGCCGAGCTGCGAGACGAGTTGGACTCCGCCCGGTCATCCCGCTGGACGGAGATCAAGTCCGCCCACATCCGCACCCGCACCCTCGGCGGCCCCGAGAACGACCCACTGACCCGCGCGGTCGCCGCCCTGACGCTGCTGGCGGACCGGGTGGCGGCGGTGGAGTCGGCGATCGTCCGGGCCGTGAGGACCGAGCGCGAGGGCACCTCCCGCTGA
- a CDS encoding flotillin family protein: MEALGVLVAACVIIAVLLLLGFSRLYRKVDQSQALIVSRTRRVDVSFTGQVVLPILHKAEVMDISVKTIEISRSGRDGLICRDNIRADIRILFFVKVNKTVEDVIKVAQSVGTERASHQDTLQELFHAKFSEALKTVGKQMDFTDLYTKREELRYHIIELIGVDLNGYHLEDAAIDYLEQTPLTQLDPANVLDAQGIRKITELTAVEHVRTNEAKRTEQKEITRQDVDAREAILELERRQADAEIKQRREIETSRAREEAETARVMEEERLRAQTAFLRTEEQLGVQRENQAREIAVAAKNRERVIAVENERIEKDRLLEVIARERETQLTQISAEKEVEAEKREIAEVVRERVAVDRTVAEQEESIKKLRVVEEAERERQALVIAAEAEAQEKLVKDIKAAEAAEQAATHRAAEELTLAEARLKTADLNARAKLRLAEGVQAESAAEGLAAVQVRDKEAEVTVKAGRAEAEATEARLRAEAEGAQAKALAEAEGARARGLAEAESARARGLAEAEGAQAAAAATEARLRAEAEGARAKALAEAEGTKAAALAEATGIGEKLKAEAAGLTEKAAAMAALDEASRGHEEYRLRLQAEKEIRLAGLETQRQVAEAQATVLATGLENADIDIVGGESVFFDRLVSAVSFGKGVDGFVASSRTAQTLAKPWLDGSGSFTEDLGRVLGTVGTADVQNLTVSALLLKLMNGGGAEASQFRQLLEKAGELGLAEVPVASLNGAART; encoded by the coding sequence ATGGAAGCCCTCGGCGTGCTCGTCGCCGCCTGTGTGATCATCGCCGTGCTGTTGCTGCTCGGGTTCTCCCGGCTGTACCGCAAGGTGGACCAGAGCCAGGCACTGATCGTCTCCAGGACGCGGCGTGTGGATGTGTCCTTCACCGGACAGGTCGTGCTGCCGATCCTGCACAAGGCCGAGGTCATGGACATCTCGGTGAAGACCATCGAGATCAGCCGCTCCGGCCGGGACGGGCTGATCTGCCGGGACAACATCCGCGCCGACATCCGGATCCTGTTCTTCGTCAAGGTCAACAAGACCGTCGAGGACGTCATCAAGGTCGCCCAGTCCGTGGGCACCGAGCGGGCCAGCCACCAGGACACGCTCCAGGAGCTGTTCCACGCGAAGTTCTCCGAGGCGCTGAAGACCGTCGGCAAGCAGATGGACTTCACCGACCTGTACACCAAGCGCGAGGAACTGCGATACCACATCATCGAGTTGATCGGCGTCGACCTCAACGGCTACCACCTGGAGGACGCGGCGATCGACTACCTGGAGCAGACGCCGCTGACCCAGCTGGATCCGGCCAACGTCCTCGACGCGCAGGGCATCCGCAAGATCACCGAGCTGACCGCCGTCGAGCATGTGCGCACCAACGAGGCGAAGCGCACGGAGCAGAAGGAGATCACCCGGCAGGACGTCGACGCCCGCGAGGCCATCCTGGAGCTGGAGCGCCGGCAGGCGGACGCCGAGATCAAGCAGAGGCGGGAGATCGAGACGTCCCGCGCCCGCGAGGAGGCCGAGACCGCCCGGGTGATGGAGGAGGAGCGGCTGCGCGCGCAGACCGCGTTCCTGCGCACCGAGGAGCAGCTCGGGGTGCAGCGGGAGAACCAGGCCCGGGAGATCGCGGTCGCCGCGAAGAACCGCGAGCGGGTCATCGCCGTGGAGAACGAGCGCATCGAGAAGGACCGCCTGCTGGAGGTCATCGCCCGGGAGCGGGAGACGCAGCTGACCCAGATCTCCGCCGAGAAGGAGGTCGAGGCGGAGAAGCGGGAGATCGCCGAGGTCGTCCGGGAGCGGGTCGCGGTGGACCGTACGGTCGCCGAGCAGGAGGAGTCCATCAAGAAGCTGCGCGTGGTCGAGGAGGCCGAGCGCGAGCGGCAGGCCCTCGTCATCGCCGCCGAGGCGGAGGCGCAGGAGAAGCTGGTCAAGGACATCAAGGCCGCGGAGGCCGCCGAGCAGGCCGCGACGCACCGGGCCGCCGAGGAACTCACCCTGGCCGAGGCCCGGTTGAAGACCGCCGACCTGAACGCGCGGGCCAAGCTGCGGCTCGCCGAGGGCGTGCAGGCCGAGTCGGCCGCCGAGGGGCTCGCCGCGGTGCAGGTCCGCGACAAGGAGGCCGAGGTCACGGTCAAGGCCGGGCGCGCGGAGGCGGAGGCCACCGAGGCGCGGCTGCGGGCGGAGGCCGAGGGCGCGCAGGCGAAGGCGCTCGCGGAGGCGGAGGGCGCGCGGGCGAGGGGGCTCGCGGAGGCGGAGAGTGCGCGGGCCAGGGGGCTCGCGGAGGCCGAGGGCGCGCAGGCGGCGGCCGCGGCGACGGAGGCACGGCTGCGGGCCGAGGCGGAGGGCGCGCGGGCGAAGGCCCTCGCCGAGGCCGAGGGCACGAAGGCGGCGGCGCTCGCGGAGGCCACCGGCATCGGCGAGAAGCTGAAGGCCGAGGCGGCGGGGCTCACCGAGAAGGCGGCGGCGATGGCCGCGCTGGACGAGGCGTCGCGGGGCCACGAGGAGTACCGGCTGCGGCTCCAGGCGGAGAAGGAGATCCGGCTGGCCGGGCTGGAGACGCAGCGGCAGGTGGCCGAGGCACAGGCGACGGTGCTGGCCACCGGTCTGGAGAACGCCGACATCGACATCGTCGGCGGGGAGTCCGTCTTCTTCGACCGGCTCGTCTCGGCGGTGTCCTTCGGCAAGGGCGTCGACGGTTTCGTGGCCAGCTCCCGTACGGCCCAGACCCTGGCGAAGCCCTGGCTGGACGGGTCGGGGAGCTTCACGGAGGACCTGGGCCGGGTGCTCGGGACCGTGGGGACGGCGGACGTCCAGAACCTCACGGTGTCGGCGCTGCTGCTGAAACTGATGAACGGCGGCGGCGCGGAGGCGTCCCAGTTCCGCCAACTGCTGGAGAAGGCGGGGGAGCTGGGGCTGGCGGAGGTGCCGGTCGCCTCGCTGAACGGCGCTGCCCGCACCTGA
- a CDS encoding CdaR family transcriptional regulator: MSEQGISARYLDGFAGVLAEVASTGRRLTREELKTRRTLGEQAAEAGLGLRALVVAHLAAARAAWPVGPGSTESTLAALAAVEQAVDVFAEGYERAQRLTVRREEAARREFIDDLLYGRSDLGRLAERAERFGLRLSRAHAVAVAEGPQSYGEGGAVARRVEAEVLARFDSHSILLTTKNGRLLCIAPGDTDEVLDHFARQASAATEGGRVAVGRPRTGPGGVVQSYEEALAALEMAERLGLPGPVLRAADLLVYPVLARDRQAMADLVQHTLGPLTAARGGAVPLLDTLVAYFDSGCVAAEAARRLSLSVRALTYRLERIHQLTGADPADPAHRYMLQTAVIGARLLDWPNQPL; this comes from the coding sequence GTGAGCGAACAGGGGATATCCGCGCGCTATCTGGACGGCTTCGCGGGCGTGCTGGCCGAGGTCGCGAGCACCGGCCGGCGGCTCACCCGCGAGGAGCTGAAGACCCGCCGCACGCTGGGCGAACAGGCCGCCGAGGCGGGGCTCGGGCTGCGTGCCCTGGTCGTCGCGCACCTGGCCGCCGCCCGCGCCGCCTGGCCGGTCGGACCCGGTTCCACCGAGAGCACCCTCGCGGCACTGGCCGCCGTGGAGCAGGCCGTCGACGTGTTCGCGGAAGGCTACGAGCGGGCCCAGCGGCTGACGGTGCGCCGGGAGGAGGCCGCCCGGCGGGAGTTCATCGACGATCTGCTCTACGGCCGCAGCGACCTGGGCCGGCTCGCCGAGCGCGCCGAACGGTTCGGGCTGCGGCTCTCGCGCGCGCACGCCGTCGCGGTCGCCGAGGGCCCCCAGTCCTACGGCGAGGGCGGCGCCGTCGCCCGCCGGGTGGAGGCCGAGGTGCTCGCCCGCTTCGACTCCCACAGCATCCTGCTCACCACCAAGAACGGCCGGCTGCTGTGCATCGCGCCCGGTGACACCGACGAGGTCCTCGACCACTTCGCCCGGCAGGCGTCCGCCGCCACCGAGGGCGGCCGGGTGGCCGTCGGACGCCCGCGGACCGGCCCCGGCGGCGTCGTGCAGTCGTACGAGGAGGCGCTCGCCGCGCTGGAGATGGCCGAGCGGCTCGGGCTGCCCGGGCCGGTGCTGCGCGCCGCCGACCTGCTGGTCTATCCGGTGCTCGCGCGCGACCGGCAGGCCATGGCCGACCTGGTGCAGCACACCCTGGGCCCGCTGACCGCGGCCCGGGGCGGCGCGGTCCCGCTGCTGGACACCCTGGTCGCCTACTTCGACTCCGGCTGCGTGGCCGCCGAGGCCGCCCGCCGGCTCTCGCTGAGCGTGCGCGCGCTCACCTACCGCCTGGAGCGCATCCACCAGCTCACCGGCGCCGACCCGGCCGATCCCGCGCACCGCTACATGCTCCAGACCGCGGTGATCGGCGCCCGCCTGCTGGACTGGCCGAACCAGCCGCTGTGA
- a CDS encoding MIP/aquaporin family protein has translation MAVEIPSLIKPARLRARGGLLGECLAEFLGTFVLICFGCGVVAMAVAALPGSGRAATPTTIFLAAGDWLLITWGWAMAVVFGVYVAGGVSGAHINPAVTLAMAVRRGFPWVKVLPYWFAQLVGAFTGAALVYLVYHQAIGAYDAAALGPKVNGHTNASFSIFATFPAEYFHGGIWGPLIDQIVGTAFLVMFVVAVIDLRNQAVQSNLGPLITGFIVAAIGMSFGANAGYAINPARDFGPRLLTYAEGWGSLAFPGSVAGVFSDYWWIPIVGPLVGGVIGVLVYDLFIGDVLAARAMRDETPEPGRARPEPPR, from the coding sequence ATGGCTGTCGAGATTCCGTCGCTGATCAAACCCGCCAGGCTGCGGGCGCGGGGCGGCCTGCTGGGCGAGTGCCTGGCGGAGTTCCTCGGGACGTTCGTCCTCATCTGCTTCGGCTGCGGTGTGGTCGCGATGGCCGTCGCCGCGCTGCCCGGCTCGGGCCGCGCCGCCACGCCCACCACGATCTTCCTCGCCGCCGGTGACTGGCTGCTGATCACCTGGGGCTGGGCGATGGCCGTCGTCTTCGGTGTCTATGTGGCCGGCGGTGTCAGCGGCGCCCACATCAACCCCGCCGTGACGCTCGCGATGGCGGTGCGCCGCGGCTTCCCCTGGGTCAAGGTGCTGCCGTACTGGTTCGCGCAGCTGGTCGGCGCCTTCACCGGGGCTGCGCTGGTGTACCTGGTCTACCACCAGGCGATCGGCGCGTACGACGCCGCCGCCCTGGGCCCGAAGGTGAACGGTCACACGAACGCCTCGTTCTCCATCTTCGCGACGTTCCCCGCCGAGTACTTCCACGGCGGGATCTGGGGCCCGCTGATCGACCAGATCGTCGGTACGGCGTTCCTGGTGATGTTCGTCGTGGCCGTCATCGACCTGCGCAACCAGGCCGTGCAGTCCAACCTCGGCCCGCTGATCACCGGCTTCATCGTGGCCGCCATCGGCATGTCCTTCGGCGCCAACGCGGGCTACGCCATCAACCCGGCCCGCGACTTCGGCCCCCGCCTGCTCACCTACGCGGAGGGCTGGGGGAGCCTCGCCTTCCCGGGCAGCGTGGCCGGGGTGTTCAGCGACTACTGGTGGATCCCGATCGTGGGCCCGCTGGTCGGCGGCGTCATCGGGGTCCTGGTGTACGACCTGTTCATCGGCGACGTGCTGGCGGCGCGCGCCATGCGGGACGAGACCCCGGAGCCGGGCCGGGCACGCCCGGAGCCGCCGCGGTAG
- a CDS encoding SDR family NAD(P)-dependent oxidoreductase: MVGVSAVAIVGAGPGLGAAVARRFGREGYGIALVARDRDRLDTLVRELAEEGVTARAFPADVRGPERLSRALADAARELGTVEVLQYSPVPQRDFMRPVLETGHRQLAGPIEFSVYGPVAAVQRVLPGMRALGRGTILFVNGGTAAVPHVERTGTSVAFAAQSAYGHLLHERLAAEGIHVAQLVVPGAIVPGHARKDPAVLAEMLWSMHRERHGFRHFADDLDSR, encoded by the coding sequence ATGGTGGGCGTGAGCGCTGTCGCCATCGTGGGCGCCGGTCCCGGACTCGGCGCCGCCGTCGCCCGGCGGTTCGGACGCGAGGGGTACGGCATCGCCCTCGTCGCCCGCGACCGGGACCGGCTGGACACGCTGGTCCGGGAGCTGGCCGAGGAGGGCGTCACCGCGCGCGCCTTCCCCGCCGACGTCCGCGGGCCGGAACGGCTGAGCCGCGCCCTCGCCGACGCCGCACGGGAGCTGGGCACCGTCGAGGTGCTCCAGTACAGCCCGGTCCCGCAGCGGGACTTCATGCGGCCCGTGCTGGAGACCGGCCACCGGCAGCTGGCCGGGCCCATCGAGTTCTCCGTGTACGGCCCCGTCGCCGCCGTGCAGCGGGTGCTGCCCGGGATGCGGGCCCTGGGGCGCGGAACCATACTGTTCGTGAACGGGGGCACGGCCGCCGTGCCGCATGTCGAGCGCACCGGCACGTCCGTCGCGTTCGCCGCGCAGAGCGCCTACGGGCATCTGCTGCACGAACGCCTCGCCGCCGAGGGAATCCATGTCGCGCAACTCGTCGTCCCCGGCGCCATCGTCCCCGGCCACGCCCGCAAGGACCCCGCCGTGCTCGCCGAGATGCTGTGGAGCATGCACCGGGAGCGGCACGGATTCCGGCACTTCGCGGACGACCTCGACAGCCGATGA